The genomic stretch TTTTTCAGGAAAGAAAAGTAGAAGGAGGAAGCCTATGGAAGTGATTGTTGCCAAATCCGCCGGGTTCTGCTTTGGAGTAAAGCGGGCGGTGGAACAGGTTTATGAACAGCTGAAAAGAGATGACAAACCCATCTATACCTATGGCCCCATCATTCATAACGAGGAAGTGGTACGTGATTTAGAGGAAAAGGGAGTAAAAGTCATTCATTCGGAAGAGGAGCTTGAGAAGGTCAGGGACGCAGTCGTTGTCATAAGATCCCATGGAGTAGGGAAGCGGATTTATGAGATCATGGAGCAAAACGGGATCGAGATTGTAGACGCAACCTGCCCCTATGTGAAGAAGATCCACAGGATCGCTGAGGAGCAAAATCAGGCGGGAAGGCGGCTTCTTATCATCGGGAATGAATCCCATCCGGAGGTGGAAGGTATTAAAGGCTGGGGAAATGACAATACTTTAGTGGTGGAAACACCCGAGCAAGTGGAAAGATTACCTCTATCGGAAGGGGAAAAGCTGTGTATTGTATCACAGACGACATTTAATTACAATAAATTTCAAGATTTAGTTGAAAAAATTTCTGAAACGCGGTATGATATACTTGTTTTAAATACGATTTGCAATGCAACACAGGAAAGACAGGTGGAAGCAAAGCGGATAGCTTCAGAAG from Lacrimispora sphenoides JCM 1415 encodes the following:
- the ispH gene encoding 4-hydroxy-3-methylbut-2-enyl diphosphate reductase, which encodes MEVIVAKSAGFCFGVKRAVEQVYEQLKRDDKPIYTYGPIIHNEEVVRDLEEKGVKVIHSEEELEKVRDAVVVIRSHGVGKRIYEIMEQNGIEIVDATCPYVKKIHRIAEEQNQAGRRLLIIGNESHPEVEGIKGWGNDNTLVVETPEQVERLPLSEGEKLCIVSQTTFNYNKFQDLVEKISETRYDILVLNTICNATQERQVEAKRIASEVDAMIVIGGKSSSNTQKLYDICRRECKNTYYIQTLGDLDPDCGNSVRSVGITAGASTPNYIIEEVHTNVRVKF